The stretch of DNA tagtcgggtaagccttgctgagtattagtgtactcatccttgcttgtggctttgtttttcaggtggtataTTTGAGGATCcggttgacgtcatgtacgggcttcatcatgacgtctggtttcgacgctagactatcgttcgtttttcgTCAAACTTGAGCTCTGTtatacttttataaattcaaacttggtttgtaataataattcaatttcatactctgtgctgtaaaatttgtggaatattgtattctctggactgctttgtcgatcctgtttcaagtggtttaatcgggattttacccgacagcactgccggattactccgatttaagtgcgtgttaaccctagttACTGTTGCGGTGTTGGTTAgcacacttaagccggatttatttaggcggggctgccacagcgACAGCATCCGCGGCACGCCGCACGACGTCGAGCTCCTCGGAGGCCGGGAGGAGCGCCTCGCAGGAGCGCAGCACGGTCACCGCGCTGGGCAGCACGCAGAGCGCGGCCTGTGCTTGGAACTCGTCGACGCGGCGCGCCAGGTCCGCCCGGTGCTGCATGTCGAGGAACGCCGCGGCGcagcggagcgcggcggcgttgCGCGCGGTGATCTCGAAGTTGGCGCCGTAGCAGTAGCGCGCGGCCTTCTTGAACGCGTCGGCGCCACCGGGGAGCTCGGAGAGGtcgagctcgacggcggcggaggggtccTTGGCGACGGCCCGGCGAACGTAGCCGCACCTGGGATGTAGCCGCAAGAACTGGGAGCCAGCGACGAGTGAGGTGAATGGATGAAAGCGATCCTAACCTGAGATTCGAACGGATGGATAAGGATAAGGTCTCTGTTTCTTGTGAGCATAAGGGTAAAATGGTCCATTCATGTGGTCTACTGTTGGAGAAATCAGCAGATGAATTGAGAAATCTTGAAAAGACATTCTACCGGTTGGCCACCGTTTCATAATGGTAATCCGCCGAAACTAATTTTCGGCATGGCAAAAACACGGAAGCCCACCTTTGAGCACGGCAGAATTCCAATATTCTCGCTCAAGCCCAATCGCCATGGGAACAACGTGCtcaaaacataaactaaccgaAGAAATGGTATGGGGGAGTCCAACTTGCAGCTGCAGCACCGAAATAAAGATAAGCTCAGCCCTTCTGGCATTTATACGCGCCGATCGATCGCCAGCGACGACGGGCCAAGAAAGGGGAAAGGACGCCGGAGGAGAGCAACCACACCTGGAGGCAAGGGAACCGGGCGAATCGAAGCAAGTTTCGTGCTGATTCCGGTTGGTTCGGGGGCTTgcttcctcctctgcttccgTGAGAGATTTGaggtgcgcgcgcgcggggaaGATGGCTCCTGCGAAATCCATGGAGAGGGCCACCAGCTTCGCCATGGCCTGCAGCCTCCTCAGCCGCTACGTCAGGGagaagggcgccgccgccggggaggtcgGCCTCGGCATCAGAGGTGAGCCCCTGTCTCCTGAATCTCGAGGAGGAAAAGTCGGAATCTTTAGGAGCTTAGAACTGTATATGTTGGGGGACAAGTTGTAAATTTGTAATTTGAGCTAGGTTCGTGCAAGAAACTGCGATTTCAGGTGCTCTGGTAGTTGTCTTATGTTAGATCTGGACCCCGGTAGTTGTGATTTTTGAAGCAAAACTCTACCTTTTGGTTTCCTTCAAGAATTTGGGCATCGATCAGCTCTAGTGTCTTGAATCTGACAACTTTTTGTTCATTTAGCGATCTTTTTGCTAAAGAAGTGTGTTATTCTTCTGGTTTCAGTTGAAGCAGCGGATGCACAGAGGACGTCGGCAGACGCACGGAAAGGGGACGCGAGGAAGGAGACCATGGATCTCTTTCCCCAAAACGCTGGGTTCTGCTCCGATGCCGCAGGGCAGGGAGCCCCTGATGCCAGGTATTGGAAGCATGAGAAAAAGCACCTCTAGATATGTTTTGCTTCAGTTTAGAGCTGTTCTTGTTCAAACAAACAACTGTTGTAGTTAGTTAATTGACTAAGTAAATAAAGTGAACTCTTGTGCATAGGAAATACTCTTGAGGGATCAAATCTTGTTCCAAGGAGCTATGGTTCGAGTCATGGCCCTAATTCTTTATATGAACTAGGTGATTCGTTCATAGCAACATGGAGATCGATGTCTAGAAATGAATCAGTGATAAATATGCTCCCTGGTAGTTTTCGAACATATGATCTGAATCCGAATGTTAAAGTTTCCTATGCATGTTAGGTTGCAAACTACACTTTACCAAATTATACATTGCAAAGTCTGGCAGTCCACAGTTTCTGCGCCAAACTTTCTTTCTTGTTATGAGGTTTGTGTGCCAAACCTTCTTGTTGTGAAGTACTAGTAAGTAATTTGTTCATGGCATGTTATAAATATGTGCAGCCCTTGTTCTGAAATCCAAAACTTCAATTCAGTGAAATTGTTAGCCTGTATAAGTTAGCTATCAATTAGGCTGAAGAGGATGCATGCATGCCAGCCAAAATTTGTGGTTCCAGTATCTGGGACTCAACTTTGTCTTCTCATGACTCTTATCAGGGAGAAAGAGAAGCACCAGCTGACAATCTTCTACAATGGGAAGGTCCTTGTGTTCGATAACTTCCCTGCTGAGAAGGCGAACGACCTGATGCAGATGGCCGGGAAGGGTGCATCCGTGTCTCAGAGCTCTGGCTTGCTGCCTTCTCCAGCAGTTGCAGCTGTTAACGTTACTGACAGCACTAAGGTCGCAGCTGTGTCAGCTGCGCCGATTCCTTTGGTCAGTGCCCAGAAGAATGCAGCAGGTAATTAGTCCACGCCTTGTTCATATGTATTTGACATCTGGATGACCAATTTCTTCTGTCTGCTCATTGTTCCTGAAACGTATGTGCTGCAGATATACCCCAGGCTCCGAAAGCGTCTCTTCGCCGGTTCCttgagaagagaaaggatcggTAGGTTTCTCCTGCTGTTAGGGTGACGCGAGTGTTTGTTTAAATTTCTCAACTCGTTGACGATGATCTAACTTGTGCTCCTACCCGTTTCAGCCTTACCGCAAAAGCACCATACCAAAGCTCCCCTTCAGATGCTGCGGCACATGTGAAGGAGACGCCAGAGAACCAACCGTGGCTGGGGCTAGGACCTCAGACCGCCAACCCTGACCTGAGCTTGCGCCAGGAGCGCAACCAGTGATCAGCGATCCAGCGTCACCATCTTCGAAACTGCGCTACCGATATGTTTGTGTTAGGCCTATGATGATTCCGGTATGTGATATCTTTCGCTCGGAACACATAGGTGGTTTTGGATGTAAAGAAAGTTGGTGATGATGGAACGCGCATGAGGATATTACCGGCGCCAGGGCAAAGCTTGCTGGCTGATCGACCCGTGCCGACCTGCCTGACCCGTATTATACCACGGAAGAAAGAAGACACTGTGATGTAGCtgctagaaaaagaaaaaaaactccgTATTTTGTTTTGGGCTGATGTTCTGTGTCGTTTGGCTTTGGCACCGCATCAGCGTGCAGCAAGGCTAGTGACTGTAACAGATACTACGTGCCGTATgattattttaattttattttcatGTTGATATTGATCGATGGCTGGCTTATGAAGTGCGCCCCTCGCTAATTTTCATGCTGATGgtgatatctttttttttcctgattaTTTTGTTCCATGTTCACTAATGTTTTGATGAGAGGGAGCCCCCGACCGACGGCTGCCGTATTTTCGTGGGGACGGAGTGCGTATTACTCGGGGGCCAAAAAGAGAGTACGTAAATAAAGAGGCTACCTTGCTTCCAGCATCTTGTCCGATCATGGCAGCTTTCGCCTACCCGATTGCCGCCGATGATGGCGGGCAAGCAGCACCGGGAAGCTTGCGCGGGGCTTTGTTTATCGCCGCTGGTTTCGCAGCAGCAGGGGTTGGCGAGACCAGAGCAGACCAATTCACCAAGTGGCGAGAAACAGGGGTTGGCCCGACGAGGAATTCAGAGCACCTCTCTGCTGGCTCTGCTTAAACAATAGCATTTGCGCTCTTTTCCATGGCCACTTGCCGACTCTGGTTTCGCCGCATGCTTTTGCTTTCCGTGTGCGCCGCGGGCGGGTCCAGTCCAACTTGCGATTGGTGGGGTCGGGTCCACCCGTGCGCTGTgcgtcttcttttctttttcttttattattaAGCAAAAAAACGTGCGCAGGGCGTATAGGCGACTTCATTCGGTTATCGCCCAAAATTTTGTCCCTTCATATATTGAGAATAGTAAAAAATAACAGTCAGTattccaaaaaaacaaaaaaggtaTTGGAAAAGTTTGTTGACCGCCAACTAATGGAACCGCTTCATCCCAGGCTTTTGGTCGATGGGCCAGAGCCGCCGCGGTACCATCCATCGTATCGCTCTCCTCgaggtttttttatttttatattattttttacgatttatcaaaaatatatatcaaatttttttttgcaaaattgtcACCTTGCCGCCGGTTCGTTTGGCGGTAAGTagataccgccggatgaaccggcggtaagggTTCTGGCCCACCGCCTGACAACAtatcgccggttcatccggcggtaagaGGCCAGGCcaatgggccttcgtgggccggtaacttaccgccggttgaaacggcggtagCTGGCGCTTACCGCCAGATGAGCCGGCGGTAACAACCTACCGCCGGACTAACCGGCGGTAAGGCCCCCTCTTAATcccggccgcccgcccgccagctcactccccgcgccaccgcccgcccgccAAGCGCCGCTCGCtctcgcgcgccgcccgcccgccaagCCCCGCGGCCCGTCCGCTCCGCCACCCGCGTCGCGGCTGGTGAGGGccggcccccgcgcgccggggTTTGGCCAGCCGGCACTGCCCCGGTCGCGCGCTCGCCCTTTGGTTCGCGCGACCATAGTGTGTCAGgtatattttaaaatttagtTTTACTAATAATAATTTGTAGATTAGTATtagaaatattagtgatttAGATATAGTTTTAGATGtagaaatagttttaataaatattGGTGATTTATGTATAATTGTTTTGAATATGAAATCGTAGAACatgaaattgaaaatattagtttacagacgaatataatttcatatataaatattaATGAGTCCAAACAGACATATTAGtctcataaaaatattattaattgatATTATATTACATAGAAACCCTATGAATATATGTCAGTAATAGAAATTGtagagaaacaattaagatagatGTAAAAATAGCAAAATTATTTATTAGCGTTGATTAAATTCTAAGGACGAGTAATTATTGTCGTAAATATTGGCaggcatgtcagatgatttgtattttcaagtgttctatgggtcaggagaagttagatatggtcctgaaggggtagatttgtcagagtttagcCCGATCACAAAAAAAGTACCCCGAGCTAGAGagaggacttggatttcaatatccaattggctatataaagctttcggccttagtcgagatgaacatgagatctctgtcatggcagtggtcagtcgaaggaaaccagtattttgggagctattgccgcttgaagggacgcaaaactggaggaactatgtcaatattagtagtagccgaggcttaccgcttgtgttgtttgttcaagcattcgAGAAGATTAGTTTTAGAACTGAAGCGGCCGGGGATCATGAAGGCCTGGGAGATATAGTATCGGAAGAAACTGAGACGatgcatgaacctcatgaagaaggtggtgaactcgagattttagaagatgatagacatgctgcacacgaacctcgtcaagcaactggtcaagctgatgaaggggaaaacattccagagatagttgaagagtttcagagggagggtgaagaacagcacaatgcaatgaatgatgacttctcggatgatgatgatgatgatgatgatgacgaagattatcatgtcccacacAATTGGTCCGGGtataatttttaaaaattaagtgtaaatgaaggtgaagcggtCCCTTGGGAGTACAGGCACAATGAGGTATGCATCGGTTCGGTTTATGCCAACAGTGACAACATGAAGGAAGCTATAAAATGTTGGTCGACGCTCTCTTTGTAAAGACAGTTCAAAGTTGTCAAGAGCAGTCCGAGAACATATGACGTGCATTGTGTGAGAAGCGAATGTCCTTTCAGGGTGTATGCTTCTATGGGCAAGTGGCAGGATTTCTGGGAGGTCAAAAAAATTGTGGAGCACACATGTCTACTTGAGcaattagaaccacagcaccgcaacctcagtgcaggtttcgtagctaactacatgtaccctttgatcgtggacaatcctagttatgaacctaagtcaatcatttgtgctgttgaggaggagtttaaatataaaattagctacaacaaagcttaCAGAGCGAAACAGAAAGCGCTGCAGATGAGGTGGAGGCGTATGAAGCTTAGTATCACAATATGCCGGCATTGCTGCACACTATATGTCTTAGAAATCCTTGTAGCTACTATGACTTGAAAACGTATCCATGTGCCCAGAAGCCTGGAAAGCAGGTACTCCAACGGTCGTTCTTGGCCTTGGGCGCTTGCATTGAGGTGTTTCCGCACTGCCGGCCAGTCATTTGTATAGATGAGACATTTTTgacaggaaggtataaaggcacaatcctcacagctgttgcaactgatggtaacagacaattgttgcctttggcaattgcctttgtggagaaggaatcaggggatacttggtattggtttttgcagagggtgaagcagatgattgtTAAAGATGTAGAGAACGTGTGTTTGATTCATGATCGGCACAAGGGTATATTATAAGCAATCGATGACATACAGAATGGTTATACTGAGCGTAGTAGGACAGCACTTTGGTCGGACctaaagagtaggtggtgcatgaggcatatgggggcaaactttcatagccagttcaagaacaaaacccttatgaagctattcaaacggttatgcagccagaatcaggaaaggaaattcaactTCCTATGGAAAAAATTGGATGAGCTAATAAAAAAGCAAACGGCGGAGCTAGCGAAGAGATCTGTCAATATAGAGGAGGACGACCAGGTCTCACTTGAAGACGTGGGCTTAGACGGTTCGAATGTCAAGCGCaaaaggagaagggcaattaagacattctcggagtggattgagcacgaaccaaaagagaaatgggctttactgtttgatgaaggatgtGCTAGGTACGGTTTAATGACTACGAACCTAGCCGAGGTATACAATTGGGTGCTGCGTGGTGTAAGATCATTGCCACTTGTTGGGATCGTGGAGTTCTTCTTGTATCGCACTTGCGAGTACTTTAGGGACCGTTACGCTGTGGCACAGAAAGATATGGTCGATAATCGCAAAGTTTACGGATACAAGGTTACGGAGTATATGGAGAAAGCTTTCAAAAAGGCCCGTTTACATCGGGTGACTCCAGTTGGCTCTATGGAACGTCGGTACGAGGTGATGTGTAGGGACAAAGGCCGAATGGGGGCCGGCGTGAGAAACATGTGCAGGAGTGTGTTCTCCGTCCTGATGCTTATATTTGCTCATGTCATAAGCCAAAGCTGCTGCACCTGCCGTGCACACATGTCATTTCTGCCTGTTTTGAAGCTGGTGGACTATAGCCTCGTATGTATGTCTCAAATTACTTCATGAAGGAAACtatttggatgacttggaggcaTGAGATTTATGGGTTCTGCATCCTGGGAGACTTCATAACTATCCTGGACACAATGCAACTTACATTCCGGATCCAGATACAGAAATGTTTCAAGGTGTGGGCCGACGCAAGAAGAAACACATTAGAAATAACATGGATCGATCGGAGGCTGGTCAAGATGTCCGCCTCTGCTCGATGTGCCATGAGACGGGTCATACGTACAAGGATTGTACGTCATTGAGTTATGGTGGCCGCACAGATGGAGCAGGCCCATCAGAAGCTGCTCCAAATCCGGCAACGCAGGCAACGGGTTGTCGTGGCCGCCGTCCTAACAACGATGGCCTTATGTGATCGATGACGATTGTCATCTGTCTCATTCTCTATTGAATCATGTTCGATATTAAATTATGTAATATTAAGAACTAATATGTCGTAAACTGATTTCGTCTTGGCGTacgaatatttgttgtaatgTGTGGTGCAAACGTATATTCAACTTTGTTGCTGTAATTGGAAATTGAAGTTATATGATatgtaatttgttgtgcatCATTTATTACTTTATTATGTtatgttttatttagtattttattaaaaatttgTTGTATTACTTAATGTTATTATGCTTAATATTGTTATTTATGTTCTGAAATTTTTTGTAATAAATCTTATTATACAGGTATGGCGCACGAGGAAGGAGCCACCCCTGAGTTGCTCGATGCTCTCGTCGACAAGCGTCACCGGTCGTACATGTCTGCGGTCTGTGGCATAAGCTTAGGGACGTTTCGGGCTCGTGTGCCCATGTTGACGATGCCGATACACCGTCGCTGGGTTCCTAGGTACGGGTTACATTTGTCacatattttaattgtttcCGTAACCGTTTGTTCTAACTTGATTTTCATTTTCGCGATGCAGGCTACGCGCTTCAGGTCTTCTCCCGATTGTGCGACTTGTGGAGGGAGATATAGCCGACCCTGCACGTCGACCTAGGGACAGGGCTCCACGGTTTCAGTTCGACATGTCCCTCCTCGCGGCACTTCTCGACCGTTGGCGTCCGGAGACGCACACGTTTCACCTCCCGATCGGTGAGATGACATCTACTCTTCAGGACGTGGCGATGCTTCTAGGCTTGCCGTGTGCTGGACGAGCCGTGGGTGCAGAGGACGTGGGACTCTCGTGGCGCGAAGACCTTTTGGCTCGGTTCGCCGGGGTTCAGCGCAACGAGCTAGCGTTGCCGTACCGGACCTTGCCTGCGAACCACGCACACGGACCGACAAAGAGGTGGCTCCTACAGTTCAGTGTGAGTACATAAATGTTGAATCTTTCCGTACTTATATTCCTACGTATTTGCATTGACGACTCGTACTATTTTGAAGGCGGACTACATGAGGGCAGACGCAGACAACTTTACGGTTGCCAGGCACTTCGAGGCCTACttattgcagctgttcggcggagaaggctcaacggagtttgctacgtgggggtacggctattaggactacctagtgctagtgacatgctgcattgttgtatttgttgtgtttttttaaattacctaagacatgttagcttagttcagaatctgtttaccgtagttgcaacgggttctgccatgccactgcatgtctgctctgtgtttcattaacgttgtattatgatgtaattcctatggtttacaTTGTGACGATTAGGCCGGTGCCGTGTGGTGTTCCGGGCGATGGGATGTGTCGGGGCAGTACAATAATCACGAGTAGGTCGATGCAGTGACAGTACGACGATTAGGTTAGTGCGATAGTACGCTCGATGGGATACCAGTGAGCGTTGTGAAGCGTGGAAGTGCTGAAGTCATGAGCAGTGAGACGtcgtgtcgttgtttaaagtgggaTGAGTGAGCGGTGTTGAGCGTGCGAGGGTAGAAGTCAGAAACGAGAGgtcgtgtccgtgtttaaagtggtagcagtgagcgctgtggagcgtgccaGTAGTGAAGGTAGGAGCAGTGAGAGGTCCTGTTGTTTTTTAAAGTGGAATGAGTgcgcgctgtggagcgtgcgaatgTAGAAGCGTGGACGACTGTGGAGCTGTGAGAGGTAATATCTATGTTCAAAGTGCTTGGACGATGCAGGCAGCCCTGCGTGTATAAAAGACCACCTTGTGGTTGCCGAGAGCACAGACTTCCAATTCAGGTTTCACTTTTTTAATTAGTCCAAACAAACAGctatgagctcctcattctcccgggcagctttccatcgggaaatggaggctaatttaggactctctcctaacgatcccaatagatgtattacagattgcaaggtatggccaaaaggtgtagagccacccgattgctattgccaaatgcgttgtgttccgaacatatctcgtgattacgagacttttggccagaggtattggtgttgcaagaatatcgagtaagtccaaaaaagaggtgcaacatcacaggtatagattaatttgtaaatatgctTTTGATATTTTTACTAATTTTTAATCGTTTCTTGTTTGCAAAAGTACGCTGGTGATGACACgcatactcattggtgtcatttccatgagtggattgacacgtggatcacCCATCATGATCAGCAATATATGGAGTGGTTGAAGAAAGTGAATGAAGATTTACGCAAATGCGAGCGTGCAAAAGCAGACATGGCGGGACGTGATAAGGGTACTGCCCGTGAATGATTGATGTTGTACTCCTCCGTCTGAATAAAGAATGTAACGTTTGttcgaattacctaaggcatgttagattTAGTCTTGGACCTCGTTACCGTAGCTTGCAACAAGTCCTGACATGCCATGTCAAGTGTTGTGTGCGTTGAATTGTATGGACCACTTTTTTATTTGTGTTCAATGTATGAACGGtgattgttttgtttgtttttattaTGTGTACTGGCCGATATATGCCCATGGAGTTGTCATCACGTCAATCTGAAAAGTTTATTTGTGTACCAATGCTTCTGAAAAATCTAGTTGTAGCTCACGTTTTATGAAATGGGTACTTGTAATACAAAGTACACAATGCAGATTAATTAGACATTGAAATTACAAAAACCATTGCACTGGCATATACATGGAACACGCTAACGTCGTGTTCCATGtagacctaacatgccttaggaaatatgaaattcgaacattacatgatagtcatctactgagtgcaccgatgatacttccccttcctaatagcctcgggccccgcctccttcgcacggcgggcccgggccctctctcgcttcctctccctatcagcttcacgctcctccgcctgccgaTGTTCTACATCTGCGATCTTCTTCTGggtctcttctttatctttcttgtGCTTCTCCACTATTTTTTCCTCTCGcagcattcgctgccacctttccgcagcccaccttgcttcgcgctcaacgtgttccttagcttcggtcgattgctccgtatccagccactgtatgaaatcacaaagaggtggtggactctATTTCCAAGCCGAGTTAGAATTAACTTACTGAACTCCAAAGGCGCAAACTAGATAGTGCGAGGTGATACCTTCgctttgtccttgccgtagcgctttggcggatcgtactcgtagctctcacacatgaagaacctccggccgaagtcatcgcccaaaactttagactccatcagcttgcacaacgaaccgcagaagcacattggaacctgcactccttgaggcacaggttctctaatcttgttccacggaatgtaggtagaaCCAGAGAAAGACATGGTGCAGCGATGGCTAGTGACTTCGTATGAGATGGGGCGATGTCCTATTTATAGATGGAGTTATTTGGTCTATAGGCATGGTTCACGCATGTCTATCGCCGAttcaaacggcggtaggtcctcccacatttttaattatagtggggtgcagaagaatctgatgcaaGGTAACAGGACATCAAAATCGTAATTGAAACTCATGAATAtctcataaaaatatattttcacattctattagagttaaatctaatttgtattaattttttaaaaaatatttccctaacCTCCGCTATCTCTATTATTTTCTTAAATATCTCTATTATTTTCTTAAATATCTCTAAacgtaaagaaaataattacagtaCAAACAgcctataaaataattaaacaattaattacagcactgagagcatataaaataatttaaaaaatatggcagtacctaccgccgtttcaaacggcgatAGGACACAGGCCGTCTACAGtgcggctatagccggctatagccgcaCTGTAGCCCGGTGGTAGCACCTACCaccagttcatccggcggtaggtagcttccgccggatgaaccggcgataTGCTTCATGGGCCGTGGGCCAGAGtccttaccgccggttcatccggtggtaTCTCATTACCGCCAAACGAACCGGCGGCAGGGTgacaattttgcaaaaaaatatatatttgggCAGCAGATCgaaatttgacaatatatatttttttgataaatcgaaaaaaataaaaaaaataaaaaatttcctCTCGCTCCATTATTTGGGCCAATTTCGATCTGCTGAGAATTTACTGGGCTGGCACCGCCCAGTCTTCACAGAACCTGAGCTCAACGGGCTGGGCTCAGGTCATGTTGGACGGAAAACCCATGCGGT from Panicum virgatum strain AP13 chromosome 9K, P.virgatum_v5, whole genome shotgun sequence encodes:
- the LOC120652109 gene encoding protein TIFY 10a-like, yielding MAPAKSMERATSFAMACSLLSRYVREKGAAAGEVGLGIRVEAADAQRTSADARKGDARKETMDLFPQNAGFCSDAAGQGAPDAREKEKHQLTIFYNGKVLVFDNFPAEKANDLMQMAGKGASVSQSSGLLPSPAVAAVNVTDSTKVAAVSAAPIPLVSAQKNAADIPQAPKASLRRFLEKRKDRLTAKAPYQSSPSDAAAHVKETPENQPWLGLGPQTANPDLSLRQERNQ